The proteins below come from a single Saccharophagus degradans 2-40 genomic window:
- the trpC gene encoding indole-3-glycerol phosphate synthase TrpC — MTDTPTVLKKIIARKWEEIAERKAVVSAELLREQALAQPACRGFVASIESRLSKGESAVIAEIKKASPSKGVIREDFNPAELARSYEQGGAACLSVLTDVDFFQGADAYLQQARAAVSLPVIRKDFIVDSYQLLEARAMGADCVLLIVSALSFEKLLELNEQALALGLDVLVEVHDAVELEQALQLPNKLVGINNRNLHTFDVTLQTTFDLLPAIPSDKVVVTESGIFTGEDVASMREQGVNTFLVGESFMRADEPGEKLRELFF; from the coding sequence ATGACAGATACACCCACGGTATTAAAGAAAATTATTGCGCGTAAATGGGAAGAAATTGCCGAGCGCAAAGCGGTGGTGTCTGCCGAGCTGTTGCGCGAACAAGCGCTGGCTCAGCCTGCTTGTCGCGGCTTTGTTGCGTCGATTGAATCGCGTTTGAGTAAAGGCGAGTCGGCGGTGATTGCTGAAATTAAAAAGGCGTCGCCCAGCAAAGGGGTGATTCGCGAAGATTTTAACCCTGCGGAATTGGCGCGCAGCTACGAGCAGGGCGGTGCGGCCTGTTTGTCGGTTTTAACCGATGTGGACTTCTTTCAGGGGGCGGATGCCTACCTGCAGCAAGCGCGTGCAGCGGTTTCTCTACCGGTTATTCGCAAAGACTTTATTGTGGATAGCTATCAGCTGCTCGAAGCGCGTGCCATGGGCGCAGATTGCGTGTTGCTGATAGTGTCGGCCCTTAGCTTTGAAAAGCTACTAGAGCTAAATGAGCAAGCGTTGGCGCTGGGTTTGGATGTTTTGGTGGAAGTGCACGACGCGGTGGAATTAGAGCAAGCGCTGCAACTACCTAACAAGTTAGTGGGCATTAACAACCGCAACCTGCACACCTTTGATGTTACCTTGCAAACTACGTTCGATTTGTTGCCAGCCATCCCAAGCGATAAGGTAGTGGTAACAGAAAGCGGTATATTTACCGGAGAGGATGTTGCATCTATGCGCGAGCAGGGTGTGAACACCTTCTTAGTGGGGGAGTCTTTTATGCGCGCAGACGAACCTGGTGAAAAGTTGCGAGAACTGTTCTTTTAA
- a CDS encoding RMD1 family protein: protein MTHRIIGQCLAKKFDLPALRRQLSDENYSKRYKDCWVVNRLAGTLFIFDYGTVVEWSNPREPVSDSPEACLDQFDWLLPFAIDPLDKAESDQFSFSTSDTFRIHEDHIYMDNNEPLTLLAVSHGIAQSCKLASFESRVLALLNENDIIADQLVQYGTIKMSSKKIAKLRGQLFKAKSDIILKFDLLDVPEFFWEYPELESYYQSISRYLELPPRLALIQQKIDTLGALLSMLGDEQKHHHSSFLECIIIALIAVEIVIFLGHDLLKLF from the coding sequence ATGACTCACCGTATAATTGGCCAATGTTTGGCGAAGAAATTCGACCTGCCTGCGTTGCGCAGGCAACTATCCGACGAGAATTATTCCAAGCGCTATAAAGACTGCTGGGTAGTTAACCGCTTAGCCGGCACACTTTTTATTTTCGATTACGGCACCGTTGTCGAATGGTCCAACCCCCGTGAGCCCGTTAGCGATTCACCCGAAGCCTGCCTAGATCAATTCGACTGGCTACTGCCATTTGCAATAGACCCACTCGACAAAGCAGAAAGCGACCAGTTTTCGTTTAGCACTTCCGACACGTTCCGTATCCACGAAGATCATATCTACATGGATAATAACGAGCCGCTTACCCTTTTGGCCGTTAGCCACGGTATTGCGCAAAGCTGCAAACTTGCCAGTTTTGAGTCGCGCGTGCTCGCTCTACTGAATGAAAACGACATAATTGCAGACCAGCTTGTGCAGTATGGCACCATTAAAATGTCGTCTAAAAAAATTGCCAAATTGCGCGGGCAGCTGTTTAAAGCAAAGAGCGATATTATTTTAAAGTTTGATTTACTCGACGTGCCAGAGTTTTTTTGGGAATACCCCGAACTTGAAAGCTACTACCAAAGCATATCGCGCTACCTTGAACTGCCGCCGAGATTAGCGCTAATTCAACAAAAAATAGATACCCTAGGTGCTCTGCTTTCAATGCTAGGCGACGAACAAAAGCATCACCACTCGTCCTTTTTAGAGTGCATAATCATCGCGTTAATTGCAGTTGAAATTGTTATTTTTCTCGGCCACGACTTACTTAAGCTATTTTAG
- the coq7 gene encoding 2-polyprenyl-3-methyl-6-methoxy-1,4-benzoquinone monooxygenase, protein MTHAAASRNLSFIDKLVGEVDKALRALSPDTKPHSRPSPKAECGELSDAEKRLSASLMRVNHTGEVCAQALYQGQALTAKLPEIRQEMNNAADEEQDHLAWCEERVKALGSHTSFLNPVWYTLSFSIGAAAGLISDKVSLGFVAATEDQVCKHLQEHLARLPQQDAASRVIVEQMLIDEAKHAQTALAAGGYNFPKPVKMGMTVMSKVMTETSFHI, encoded by the coding sequence ATGACCCATGCTGCCGCATCTAGAAACCTTAGCTTTATCGACAAGCTGGTAGGTGAAGTAGATAAAGCACTGCGAGCCTTATCGCCCGACACCAAACCCCATTCCCGCCCCAGCCCCAAAGCAGAATGCGGCGAACTAAGCGATGCAGAAAAGCGCTTGTCGGCGTCGTTAATGCGCGTAAACCACACGGGCGAAGTGTGTGCCCAAGCGCTATACCAAGGCCAGGCCCTAACCGCCAAACTGCCTGAAATACGCCAAGAAATGAACAACGCCGCAGACGAAGAGCAAGATCACCTAGCATGGTGTGAAGAGCGCGTAAAAGCCCTAGGCAGCCACACCAGCTTTTTAAACCCCGTTTGGTATACGCTTTCGTTTTCTATTGGTGCGGCGGCAGGGTTAATAAGCGATAAGGTAAGCTTGGGGTTTGTAGCCGCCACCGAAGATCAAGTGTGCAAGCATCTACAAGAGCACCTAGCACGCCTACCACAGCAGGATGCAGCATCTCGCGTTATTGTAGAGCAAATGCTTATTGATGAAGCTAAGCACGCGCAAACGGCCCTCGCCGCAGGTGGTTACAATTTTCCTAAACCGGTAAAAATGGGCATGACCGTAATGTCTAAAGTAATGACAGAGACCAGCTTCCACATATAG
- a CDS encoding OsmC family protein: MQATVKWVDGKMFLGESGSGHTVVMDGPPDHGGRNMGVRPMEMILLGLGGCASFDVISILEKTRQKVSDCRVELSAERAEGVPSPFTKIHLKFVVTGVALKEVQVKKAVELSAEKYCSASIMLGAAGVELTHSFEVVEAA, from the coding sequence ATGCAAGCAACGGTAAAATGGGTAGACGGCAAAATGTTTCTTGGCGAATCCGGCAGCGGTCACACCGTTGTAATGGATGGCCCGCCCGACCATGGCGGTCGCAATATGGGCGTGCGCCCTATGGAAATGATTCTGTTGGGCTTAGGTGGTTGTGCCTCATTCGATGTTATTAGTATTCTTGAAAAAACACGTCAAAAGGTGTCCGATTGCCGCGTGGAGCTTTCAGCTGAGCGAGCAGAAGGCGTGCCCTCACCGTTTACTAAAATTCATTTAAAGTTTGTTGTAACAGGCGTTGCTTTAAAAGAAGTGCAGGTTAAAAAAGCAGTAGAGCTATCGGCAGAAAAATACTGTTCAGCTTCTATTATGCTAGGGGCCGCGGGTGTAGAGCTTACGCACAGTTTTGAGGTGGTCGAGGCAGCTTAA
- a CDS encoding AAA family ATPase, with product MNNHDLKLVLNSNVALVVIETYDESRALELLKNYFRSTNMPVYKWSITEGVNELGYGLQPRATNNNCEPQEALAHIKSHSRASAFILCDFHPWIEDAKITRQLKDIALSHMSSSYGSAKHKLIFISHKFSLPPELTRYAACVSLSMPTDEEILAIIRDEARLWASEKGALRIKTDNVTLKKLVSNLRGLPHQDVRRLAHGAIADDGAITEADLPEVTKAKFALMEMDGVLHFEYSTAHMKDVAGLENLKGWLLDRQHALKQADESSSLDRPKGVLLFGVQGGGKSLAAKAIAGVWGLPLLRLDMASLFNKFVGETERNLRDALKLADLMSPCVLWIDELEKGMASGESDSGTPKRLLGTLLTWMAERKSQVFMVATSNDISQLPPELMRKGRFDEIFFVDLPSAEVREAIFAIHLNKRGHEAAKFNLKYLAQLAEGFTGAEIEQAVVSAIYAAMAANAQLQPRNIEKAIQNTQPLSVVMAEKMAELRHWAQQRAVFA from the coding sequence ATGAATAACCATGATTTAAAACTGGTGCTTAACTCGAATGTCGCGCTTGTTGTAATAGAAACCTACGACGAGTCACGGGCGTTAGAGCTGCTTAAAAACTATTTTCGCTCTACCAATATGCCGGTTTATAAGTGGTCCATTACCGAAGGGGTAAATGAGTTGGGCTATGGTTTGCAGCCCAGAGCCACCAATAATAACTGCGAGCCACAGGAAGCCTTGGCGCATATCAAGTCGCACAGCCGCGCAAGTGCGTTTATTTTGTGCGATTTTCACCCGTGGATAGAAGATGCCAAAATAACGCGTCAGCTAAAGGATATTGCCCTTAGCCATATGTCGTCGAGTTACGGTTCGGCCAAGCATAAACTTATATTTATTAGCCATAAGTTTAGCCTGCCGCCCGAGCTAACCCGCTATGCCGCCTGCGTTAGCCTTTCTATGCCTACCGATGAAGAGATTCTGGCCATTATTCGCGACGAGGCGCGTCTGTGGGCTAGCGAGAAGGGCGCCCTGCGAATTAAAACCGACAATGTCACCCTTAAAAAACTGGTTTCAAACTTGCGCGGTTTGCCTCACCAAGATGTGCGCAGGCTCGCTCACGGTGCTATCGCCGACGATGGCGCTATCACCGAAGCCGATTTACCGGAGGTTACCAAGGCGAAGTTTGCGCTAATGGAAATGGATGGCGTATTGCATTTTGAGTACAGCACAGCGCATATGAAAGACGTAGCGGGCCTAGAGAACCTAAAGGGCTGGTTACTAGATAGGCAGCACGCGTTAAAGCAAGCGGACGAAAGCAGCTCGTTAGATAGACCTAAGGGCGTGTTGCTGTTTGGTGTGCAGGGTGGGGGTAAGAGTTTGGCCGCCAAGGCTATTGCCGGCGTATGGGGCTTGCCTTTGTTGCGCTTAGATATGGCGAGTTTGTTTAACAAGTTTGTGGGCGAAACCGAACGCAACCTGCGCGATGCACTCAAGCTAGCCGATTTAATGTCCCCTTGTGTGTTGTGGATAGACGAGCTAGAAAAAGGCATGGCGTCTGGGGAAAGCGATTCCGGTACCCCCAAGCGTTTGCTTGGTACCTTGCTTACTTGGATGGCGGAGCGCAAAAGCCAAGTTTTTATGGTGGCCACCAGCAACGATATTAGTCAATTGCCGCCAGAGCTAATGCGCAAAGGGCGCTTTGATGAAATATTCTTTGTGGATTTGCCCAGTGCCGAAGTGCGCGAGGCGATATTCGCTATTCACCTAAATAAGCGAGGCCACGAAGCGGCAAAGTTTAATTTAAAGTATTTGGCTCAGTTGGCAGAAGGGTTTACCGGTGCCGAAATTGAGCAGGCGGTGGTATCTGCTATTTATGCGGCTATGGCTGCAAATGCCCAACTACAGCCGCGCAATATCGAGAAGGCTATTCAAAATACGCAGCCGCTATCGGTTGTTATGGCAGAGAAAATGGCAGAGCTTCGCCACTGGGCGCAGCAGCGTGCGGTTTTTGCTTAG
- the crp gene encoding cAMP-activated global transcriptional regulator CRP produces MVAVSLTPHIQNVDEFLSHCHRRRYPAKSTLIYAGDKSDSLYYIIKGSVTVLIEDEEGREMIVAYLNDGDFFGEMGLFDETDARSAWVRAKSECEIAEISYSKFQEVSEAHPEFLFALGTQMARRLRNTTRKVGDLAFLDVTGRVARTLLDLCKEPDAMTHPDGMQIKITRQEIGRIVGCSREMVGRVLKTLEDQGLVSVKGKTMVVYGTR; encoded by the coding sequence TTGGTTGCTGTGTCTCTCACACCTCACATACAAAATGTGGACGAGTTTTTAAGCCACTGCCACCGGCGTCGTTACCCCGCTAAAAGTACTTTAATTTACGCTGGCGACAAGAGTGATTCACTCTATTACATTATTAAAGGGTCGGTTACTGTATTAATTGAAGACGAAGAAGGGCGGGAAATGATTGTCGCCTATCTCAACGACGGTGATTTTTTTGGTGAGATGGGTTTATTTGACGAAACAGATGCACGCAGTGCATGGGTTCGCGCCAAATCAGAATGTGAAATAGCTGAAATCTCCTATTCAAAGTTCCAGGAAGTATCCGAAGCTCACCCAGAGTTCCTGTTTGCACTTGGCACTCAAATGGCGCGCCGCCTGCGCAACACTACGCGTAAAGTGGGCGACTTAGCGTTCTTAGATGTAACAGGCCGTGTAGCAAGAACCTTGCTAGACCTGTGTAAAGAGCCTGATGCCATGACCCACCCCGACGGCATGCAAATTAAAATTACACGCCAAGAAATTGGACGGATAGTTGGCTGCTCGAGAGAAATGGTAGGGCGCGTACTTAAAACGCTCGAAGACCAAGGCCTCGTATCAGTAAAAGGTAAAACCATGGTGGTTTACGGCACACGCTAA
- a CDS encoding DUF1631 domain-containing protein, whose translation MAPNNQRPGIHEVQRSSARPRVAPPRVLDHIQNIALDNAVQLLDHMFSAADDLFYDLSKRASTNNEENLYFESMREIRIKKQGVANEFLRALTNEFNDLVTGQSQAKLNRTDGDITSGSLSIVEGDDLEIELALNNMTGRTREIYKEELYELAIRLDHLLLQVTVNENTNPLDPQQVGQAFISACLKQLNVGIKIRLILFKLFEKHVLKQLGHIYTDANQVLIDSGILPKVPRNLNKGESGGHSASAQPEAPEANPQAQQHANAEAQRASAPQINFTLDINSLNTLMSAARASQANMFATTGQNSGSNYTYYLYSSNPGPAMAAMELSALLTKSQPVIDRQLTTRKPTNVVSDVVNQLLSKRDPKAPQALDQTSEDVINLVAMFFDNILEDDNLPIAIQSLICRLQIPVLKVALRDQNFLTDSEHPARKLINTITEAGLGLDESKPLERDPLYRKIVDGVQTVNRLFKVDTCVFTEVNNDIEEMVKKEASRARVVEKRTTQAEAGKNRIKLARAAAQGALYDKMRDATLPDVVSSFLTNTWLQVLIITYLKHGQGSSDWIEMEQLVADVIWLCKQHTDERSRQRKTRLQPDILQRIETGLAAAIDAEDTRQQKIAEIERAVVALDSAPAEKLHYRTLDEQQRITLGKTANEEKAWEDMSALERQQSKYQELSSKYYQIAKNIPEGTWLNYFDEETGRQLRCKLSAKLDSDSYIFVNRLGLKALEKSRRQFAYDMQFNKAKTLDVRPIFERVMESVVSRLKQAA comes from the coding sequence ATGGCTCCCAATAACCAAAGGCCTGGTATTCATGAAGTGCAGCGCAGCAGCGCGCGACCACGCGTCGCCCCTCCGCGCGTACTAGACCACATACAAAACATTGCGCTCGACAACGCAGTGCAGCTGCTCGACCATATGTTTTCGGCAGCGGACGATTTGTTTTATGATCTTTCGAAAAGAGCCTCTACCAACAACGAAGAAAACCTTTACTTCGAATCAATGCGTGAAATACGCATAAAGAAACAAGGCGTAGCCAACGAATTTTTGCGCGCGCTCACTAACGAATTTAATGACCTTGTAACCGGTCAATCTCAAGCCAAGCTCAACCGTACCGACGGCGACATCACATCTGGCAGCCTCTCAATTGTTGAAGGCGACGATTTAGAAATCGAGCTTGCGCTCAACAATATGACCGGCCGCACCCGCGAAATATACAAAGAAGAGCTCTATGAGCTTGCCATTCGTCTCGACCACTTATTACTGCAAGTTACAGTAAACGAAAACACCAACCCGCTAGACCCGCAGCAAGTTGGTCAGGCTTTCATTAGCGCGTGCTTAAAGCAGCTTAACGTTGGTATCAAAATTCGCTTAATTCTGTTTAAGCTTTTTGAAAAACACGTACTTAAACAGTTAGGCCATATATACACCGATGCGAACCAAGTGCTTATCGACTCTGGCATATTGCCCAAAGTACCTCGCAACTTAAATAAAGGCGAATCAGGGGGCCACTCTGCCAGCGCGCAACCTGAAGCGCCCGAAGCCAACCCCCAAGCCCAACAACATGCAAATGCAGAAGCACAGCGCGCATCTGCGCCACAAATAAACTTTACTCTAGACATTAATTCACTCAACACATTAATGTCCGCTGCACGCGCGTCGCAAGCCAATATGTTTGCCACTACCGGCCAAAACAGCGGTAGTAACTACACCTATTATCTGTACTCATCCAACCCTGGCCCCGCTATGGCCGCCATGGAGCTATCTGCGCTGCTAACTAAATCGCAGCCAGTAATAGATAGGCAACTCACAACCCGCAAACCCACCAATGTAGTATCGGACGTTGTAAATCAGCTGCTTTCCAAACGCGACCCCAAGGCGCCACAAGCACTCGACCAAACATCTGAAGATGTTATTAATTTGGTTGCAATGTTTTTCGACAACATTTTGGAAGACGATAATTTACCAATCGCCATCCAGTCGCTTATTTGCCGGTTACAGATTCCCGTATTAAAAGTTGCTTTGCGCGATCAAAACTTTTTAACAGATTCCGAACATCCCGCGCGCAAGCTTATCAACACCATTACCGAAGCGGGCCTAGGCTTAGACGAATCTAAACCGCTAGAGCGAGACCCGCTCTACCGCAAAATTGTTGATGGCGTACAAACAGTTAACCGACTTTTCAAAGTAGATACCTGCGTGTTCACTGAGGTGAATAACGATATTGAAGAAATGGTTAAAAAAGAAGCCTCGCGTGCACGCGTGGTAGAAAAACGCACCACCCAGGCTGAAGCGGGTAAAAATAGAATCAAACTTGCTCGCGCAGCGGCGCAAGGCGCGCTTTATGACAAAATGCGCGATGCCACGCTACCCGATGTTGTTAGCAGCTTTTTAACTAATACTTGGCTACAAGTTCTTATCATTACCTACTTAAAGCATGGGCAAGGCAGCAGCGACTGGATAGAAATGGAACAGTTAGTCGCCGATGTAATTTGGTTGTGTAAACAGCATACCGATGAGCGCTCGCGCCAACGCAAAACGCGCCTACAACCAGATATTTTGCAACGCATAGAAACGGGCCTTGCCGCAGCAATTGATGCTGAAGATACAAGGCAGCAGAAAATTGCAGAAATCGAGCGCGCGGTTGTCGCTTTAGATTCTGCGCCAGCAGAAAAACTTCACTACCGCACTCTGGATGAACAGCAAAGAATTACGCTTGGCAAAACCGCTAACGAAGAAAAAGCCTGGGAAGACATGTCGGCACTCGAGCGTCAACAGTCTAAATACCAAGAGCTTTCTAGCAAATACTATCAAATTGCCAAAAACATCCCAGAAGGCACTTGGTTAAATTATTTTGATGAAGAAACCGGTCGCCAGTTGCGCTGCAAACTAAGCGCCAAACTCGATTCGGACTCTTACATATTTGTAAACAGACTTGGCCTAAAAGCGCTTGAAAAAAGCCGCCGCCAGTTTGCGTACGATATGCAATTTAACAAAGCCAAAACCTTGGATGTGCGCCCGATTTTTGAAAGAGTGATGGAGTCTGTGGTTTCGCGCTTAAAGCAAGCCGCATAA
- the trpD gene encoding anthranilate phosphoribosyltransferase, translating to MNIKDALALVVNGKDLSVEQMTDVMREVMTGKATDAQRGAFLVALRIKSETLDEITGAAKVMRELATKVVVNADNLVDTCGTGGDGANLFNVSTASAFVVAAAGGHVAKHGNRSVSSSTGSADVLEAAGVNLQMPADQVARAIETIGVGFMFAPAHHSAMKHAIGPRKELGLRTIFNMLGPMTNPAGVKNQVIGVFTKALCRPMAEVLGRLGSEHVLVVHSEDGLDELSIAAPSHVAEYHKGNVTEYTLSPADVGIEMQSLEGLGVATAEESLALINGAFAGSDEPAAQKAAAIIALNAGAAIYVSGLATSFKDGVAMAEDALATGAAREKLKELVEFSAL from the coding sequence ATGAACATTAAAGATGCACTGGCCTTGGTTGTAAACGGCAAGGATTTATCGGTTGAGCAAATGACCGATGTGATGCGTGAGGTGATGACCGGTAAGGCAACCGACGCGCAAAGAGGTGCGTTTTTAGTTGCGCTGCGCATTAAGAGCGAAACCCTAGATGAAATTACCGGTGCGGCTAAAGTTATGCGCGAGCTGGCCACAAAAGTTGTGGTGAATGCCGATAACCTAGTGGATACCTGCGGTACCGGCGGCGACGGCGCGAATCTTTTTAATGTGTCCACCGCCTCGGCTTTTGTGGTGGCGGCAGCGGGTGGCCATGTGGCGAAGCACGGCAACCGATCTGTTTCTAGCTCTACCGGCAGTGCCGATGTGCTTGAGGCGGCAGGTGTGAACTTGCAAATGCCCGCAGATCAAGTGGCCCGTGCCATCGAAACCATTGGCGTGGGGTTTATGTTTGCCCCAGCTCATCACAGTGCTATGAAGCACGCAATTGGCCCCCGTAAAGAGTTAGGCTTGCGCACCATATTTAACATGCTTGGCCCAATGACCAACCCTGCTGGGGTTAAGAATCAGGTTATAGGTGTGTTTACCAAGGCGCTGTGCCGGCCAATGGCTGAAGTATTGGGTAGATTGGGCAGTGAGCACGTATTAGTGGTGCACAGTGAAGATGGTTTAGATGAGCTGAGTATTGCTGCGCCTTCCCACGTTGCTGAATACCACAAAGGTAACGTTACCGAATACACCTTGTCGCCTGCTGATGTGGGCATTGAAATGCAAAGCCTAGAGGGCTTGGGCGTAGCTACCGCAGAAGAGTCGCTAGCGCTTATTAACGGGGCTTTTGCTGGCAGTGATGAACCCGCAGCCCAAAAAGCGGCGGCGATAATTGCACTTAATGCCGGTGCGGCTATTTATGTGTCTGGCTTGGCGACTAGTTTTAAAGATGGTGTTGCCATGGCGGAGGATGCTTTAGCCACTGGAGCTGCGCGTGAAAAATTAAAAGAGCTAGTGGAATTCTCTGCGCTGTAG
- a CDS encoding aminodeoxychorismate/anthranilate synthase component II — protein sequence MLLMIDNYDSFTYNVVQYLAELKADVLVVRNDELTVEQIKAKQPERIVISPGPCTPNEAGVSVEVIKQFAGVVPILGICLGHQSIGQAFGGDIIRARQVMHGKTSPMYHANVGVFEGLSNPFTATRYHSLVIDKNTLPECLEVTAWTQDEAGNIDEIMGVRHKELAIEGVQFHPESILSEHGHQLLKNFLER from the coding sequence ATGCTGTTGATGATCGATAACTACGATTCGTTTACCTATAACGTAGTGCAATATCTTGCCGAACTAAAAGCCGATGTGCTTGTAGTGCGCAACGACGAATTAACGGTAGAGCAAATTAAAGCCAAGCAGCCGGAGCGCATTGTTATCTCCCCTGGGCCTTGTACCCCCAACGAAGCAGGGGTATCGGTTGAGGTTATTAAACAGTTCGCCGGTGTGGTGCCTATTTTAGGTATTTGCTTGGGCCACCAAAGTATTGGCCAAGCATTTGGTGGCGACATAATACGCGCACGCCAAGTTATGCACGGTAAAACCAGCCCTATGTATCATGCAAATGTAGGGGTATTTGAGGGCCTGTCTAACCCATTTACCGCTACGCGTTACCACTCGTTGGTTATCGATAAAAATACTCTGCCTGAGTGTTTAGAGGTGACCGCGTGGACGCAAGATGAGGCGGGCAATATCGATGAAATTATGGGCGTGCGCCACAAAGAGTTGGCGATTGAAGGGGTGCAGTTTCACCCAGAATCAATTCTTAGCGAGCACGGCCACCAACTATTAAAGAATTTTTTAGAGCGCTAA